A single window of Rhodamnia argentea isolate NSW1041297 chromosome 5, ASM2092103v1, whole genome shotgun sequence DNA harbors:
- the LOC115745821 gene encoding B3 domain-containing protein REM19-like: MESSKRKVSPAMLASPSSTSERWRVSTALKAANKYKLQYPSFTVVIRSQNLLKHDVTVPGDFLKGGINESMQTTTLKYSDRSWPVKLLYYPQHGAGKLSAGFGAFQRGTSLKEGDVCVFELARTDTIELNVSIFRKNVET, encoded by the exons ATGGAAAGTTCCAAGCGTAAGGTGAGCCCCGCCATGCTGGCTTCTCCTAGCTCGACTTCCGAACGTTGGCGGGTGTCAACGGCTCTCAAAGCAGCCAACAAATACAAGCTGCAGTATCCTTCCTTCACAGTAGTTATCCGGTCACAAAATCTATTGAAGCATGATGTG ACTGTCCCAGGCGATTTTCTAAAGGGAGGCATCAATGAAAGCATGCAAACCACAACTCTTAAATATTCAGATAGATCATGGCCGGTGAAGCTCCTGTACTACCCACAACATGGCGCAGGAAAGCTCTCAGCCGGTTTTGGTGCGTTTCAGAGAGGAACATCTCTAAAGGAAGGAGATGTCTGTGTGTTCGAGCTTGCTAGAACTGATACTATTGAACTCAATGTCTCCATTTTCAGAAAGAATGTCGAGACTTAG